The Stenotrophomonas sp. BIO128-Bstrain region AGATCGAGGCGTTGCGCGGGTTGGTTTCCACGTCGGCCACGAAGCTGCGGTCGATCTTCAGGATGTCCAGTGGCAGGTGCTGCAGGTAGGACATGTTGGAATAGCCGGTGCCGAAATCATCCAGCGAGATGCAGATGCCCTGCTCGTGCAGGCGCTGCATGGTCTGTTTGGCCTGGCCCGGCTTGCGCATCAGGCTGCTTTCGGTCAGCTCGACCTGCAGCGCACCGCGGGCCAGCCCGAATTCGTGGCTGGCGCGGGTGAACTCGGCCACCAGGTCACTGTTGAAGAACTGCACCGCCGAGACATTCACCGCGATCGGCAGGTCCCAGCCCGCGTCGACCAGCTGCCGCTGCGCCTGCGCCGCGGCGCGGATCACCCAGCGGCCCAGGGCGAGAATCAGCCCGGTGTCTTCGCACAGCTGGATGAACTCGCCCGGGGGAATGAAGCTGCCATCCGCCTGCGGCCAGCGCAGCAGGGCTTCCAACGCGGCCGGGCTGCTGTCGCCGGCGTGGCAGATCGGCTGGTAGTACAGCTCGAACTCGGTATCGATCGCACTGTGGATGCGCCCGGCCAGGCGCAGCCGCTCGGCAAAACGGGAACTCACGGTGGTGTCGTACCACGCGATGACATTGCCTTCGTCGCGCGCCGCATGCGCGGCCTGCGCGGCCATGCCGATGACCTGCTCGGCCGTGCTGGCATCGCCGTCGAACTTCACGGCGACGCCGATGCGCGGCTCGAACTGGTGCAGCCAATCCTGCCCGCGCACCGGTTCGGAGACGGTCTGCATCAGCGTATCCAGCGCGGTCTGGCGCTGATGGTCGTCGCGGATGGCGAAGATGAAATCCTCGGCCGGCTGGAAGGCAAGCAGGCCGTAGCGCACGCCGAGCCCGCCCAGGCGCTTGGCCATCGCCTGCAGCACCACGTCGCCGACTTCGCGGCCCAGCGTGTCCGACACCAGCTGCAGGCCGCGGAACTGCACGTACGCGATCGTGTACGCCCCGCCCTCCTCGTCCAGCTGCGCGGCGAGTGCACGCGTATTGAGCAGGCCGGTCGCCGGGTTGTGGGTGGCGTGGTAGGCCAGGTCGCGCTCATAAGCCAAACGCTCGCTGACGTCCTCGGCCAGCACCAGACAGGCCTGGCGGCCATCGAAATCCAACCGCGCCAGATGCGCACGCACCTCGAAGACGCTGCCGTCCTTGCGCTGGTGCAGGCGCACCTGCGCGTCCTGCACATCGCCGATGCGGGCCTGCGCGATCGCCCCGCGGATCTCTTCCCAGCCTTCGCGCGGGCGGATGTCGAGGATGCTCATCGACAGGAATTCATCGCGGCTGTAGCCATACTGGCGCACCGCCGCTTCGTTGACCTCCAGAAAGCGCAGCGTGTCCGGATCGAACACCCAGAACGGCGCCGGATTGCGGTCAAACAGCAGCCGGAACTGACGCTCGGCTTGCTGCACGCGGGCCAGCGCATCGACCCGCTCGCTGACATCGGTCAACGCACCGATCATGCGGCGCTCGCGGTCCACCACCGCCACGCGCTGGCCGCGCGCGGCGACCCAGCGGGTCGCGCCACCCGGCAGCACCAGGCGGAACATTTCATCGAGCACGCCGCTGCCGGCAAAGGCGGCATCGAAGGCCTGCTGCATGCGCGCGGTGTCGTCGTGGTGCACGCGCGCGAAGAAATCCGCGACGGGCAGGCTCTCGATGTCGATGCCGAAAATCTCACGGGCCAGCGGCGACCAGCGCAGCAGGCAGGCATCCTCGTCCACATACCAGGTACACACCTTGCCGACCTGGTGGGCCATGCGCAGCTCGGCATGGCCGGTGCGCAGTTCCTCGCTCAGGCTGTCCTGGTCACGGGTGGCGCGGCGCAGGCTGACATACACCGCGGCAAACAGCGCCCAGTACAGCAGGTAGACCCCGATCGAGGCCTGCACATACGGCCACCAGGCCGCCAGCACATCGCGCCGGCCCAGGCCGGCGTAGACCGCCAGCGGGTACTGGGCCAGCGTGCTCAGGCTGGAAATGCGCTCGATGCCATCCACGGCACTGGTCTCGGTGCCCAGCGGGGTCAGTGCGTCGCGGCGCAGAAGCTCGCGTTTGGCCAGCCCGAAGCGACGCCCCGCCACGGCGCCGGGATCCGGGCTGCGCGCCAGCACGTAGCCATGCGGGTCGGTGATGGAGACCACCCCGGCATCGCCGGTATCCATGCCGCCGATGATGGCCTGCAGTTCCGCCGTGCGCAGCCGTGCCAACAGCCAGCGGTCACCGCCCATCGGCAACGCCAGCGGCAGGATCCAGTGCGTGGCATCCAGCGCCTGCGGCGGCCCGAGGAAAATCTGGCTGCCCAGGCCGCGATTGCCATCCACCGCCCACAGCGGTAGTTGCAGGTCGCCGCTGCCACTGGTCAGGGCCCGCCCGTACTGGTCGACC contains the following coding sequences:
- a CDS encoding EAL domain-containing protein; the encoded protein is MPALNRALARPLRTFVWLGVSLGVLLGAGLVATLLNDCQRRQEAAQRQSSALATGAQRLLRLELRNLERVMQGISRDGALLFQRVPAQAPDLLDASIAGALQRHAELHSIVVVDQYGRALTSGSGDLQLPLWAVDGNRGLGSQIFLGPPQALDATHWILPLALPMGGDRWLLARLRTAELQAIIGGMDTGDAGVVSITDPHGYVLARSPDPGAVAGRRFGLAKRELLRRDALTPLGTETSAVDGIERISSLSTLAQYPLAVYAGLGRRDVLAAWWPYVQASIGVYLLYWALFAAVYVSLRRATRDQDSLSEELRTGHAELRMAHQVGKVCTWYVDEDACLLRWSPLAREIFGIDIESLPVADFFARVHHDDTARMQQAFDAAFAGSGVLDEMFRLVLPGGATRWVAARGQRVAVVDRERRMIGALTDVSERVDALARVQQAERQFRLLFDRNPAPFWVFDPDTLRFLEVNEAAVRQYGYSRDEFLSMSILDIRPREGWEEIRGAIAQARIGDVQDAQVRLHQRKDGSVFEVRAHLARLDFDGRQACLVLAEDVSERLAYERDLAYHATHNPATGLLNTRALAAQLDEEGGAYTIAYVQFRGLQLVSDTLGREVGDVVLQAMAKRLGGLGVRYGLLAFQPAEDFIFAIRDDHQRQTALDTLMQTVSEPVRGQDWLHQFEPRIGVAVKFDGDASTAEQVIGMAAQAAHAARDEGNVIAWYDTTVSSRFAERLRLAGRIHSAIDTEFELYYQPICHAGDSSPAALEALLRWPQADGSFIPPGEFIQLCEDTGLILALGRWVIRAAAQAQRQLVDAGWDLPIAVNVSAVQFFNSDLVAEFTRASHEFGLARGALQVELTESSLMRKPGQAKQTMQRLHEQGICISLDDFGTGYSNMSYLQHLPLDILKIDRSFVADVETNPRNASICRALLSLGHSMGLTIIAEGVETPGQLQWLAAHGCDQVQGYLLGRPMPLARLIGQLESVEA